From the genome of Ralstonia pickettii, one region includes:
- the dsbD gene encoding protein-disulfide reductase DsbD, producing MTFSSFLSARRMMQLLMLLIALAMARLPAHAADDFLPPEQAFRFSATQVDGQTVEIKFAIADGYYMYRERFAVAADPATVTLAPPDMPAGKVKFDETFNKDVETYRHEVAFHVKAQNATAPFTLIVTSQGCADQGLCYPPMKSRFQVEPAAVPTAPSAAVVSGAEPEDQQSHIASTLGSGNLGAIALLFFGFGLLLTFTPCVLPMLPIISAIVVGEHATRMRAALVSAAYVLGMATVYTALGVAAGLAGQGLQAALQNPWVLGTFALLIALLSLSMFGVYELQLPASWHHRLTQASNKLSGGQIAGAAVMGALSALIVSPCVTAPLAGALAYIAQTGDAATGGTALFALSMGMGVPLILVGVGAGNLLPRSGHWLTVTKAIFGFILLAVALYIVQPVLPAWAAMVAWGALLIGAAVFLRTFDSLPDGAGNVQRLGKVVGVVLALAGAAQLVGVAAGGRDPLQPLAGVLRASTGASTQAEAHGLTFKRVKSTDELDAEVRNASASGRAVMLDFYADWCVSCKEMERLTFTDARVRKALADVVLLQADVTANNADDQALLKRFGLFGPPGTIFFDAQGRELKARVVGFERADTFLESLRRAIGTAQAAKPTA from the coding sequence ATGACTTTCTCCTCGTTTCTGTCCGCGCGACGCATGATGCAGTTGCTAATGCTGCTTATCGCGTTGGCGATGGCGCGACTGCCCGCACATGCTGCCGACGATTTCCTCCCGCCCGAGCAGGCGTTTCGCTTTTCCGCCACACAGGTCGATGGCCAAACTGTCGAAATCAAGTTTGCCATCGCCGATGGCTACTACATGTACCGCGAACGTTTCGCGGTGGCAGCAGATCCGGCCACGGTCACGCTTGCGCCGCCCGACATGCCGGCAGGCAAGGTCAAATTCGATGAGACGTTCAACAAGGACGTCGAAACCTATCGCCATGAAGTCGCATTCCACGTGAAGGCACAGAACGCAACGGCTCCGTTCACATTGATCGTCACGTCACAGGGATGCGCGGATCAGGGATTGTGTTATCCGCCGATGAAGAGTCGATTCCAGGTGGAGCCGGCCGCTGTGCCGACGGCACCAAGCGCCGCAGTAGTCAGCGGGGCCGAGCCTGAGGACCAACAGAGTCATATCGCCAGCACGCTGGGCAGTGGCAACCTCGGGGCAATTGCCTTGCTGTTCTTCGGCTTTGGTTTGTTGCTGACATTCACGCCGTGCGTGCTGCCCATGCTGCCGATCATCTCGGCCATCGTGGTGGGCGAGCATGCCACGCGCATGCGTGCTGCGTTGGTGTCGGCGGCGTATGTGCTGGGGATGGCGACGGTCTATACGGCGCTTGGCGTGGCGGCGGGCTTGGCGGGGCAGGGTCTTCAGGCTGCGCTGCAGAACCCTTGGGTGTTGGGCACGTTTGCGTTGCTGATTGCGTTGCTGTCGCTGTCAATGTTTGGCGTGTACGAGTTGCAGTTGCCAGCGTCGTGGCATCACCGGTTGACGCAGGCATCCAACAAGCTAAGCGGCGGCCAGATTGCGGGCGCCGCGGTTATGGGGGCGCTGTCGGCGTTGATCGTTTCACCGTGCGTGACGGCACCGTTGGCGGGGGCGCTGGCCTACATTGCACAAACCGGCGATGCGGCCACGGGGGGTACAGCACTGTTTGCCCTGTCCATGGGGATGGGGGTGCCGCTGATTCTCGTGGGCGTGGGTGCCGGCAATCTGCTGCCGCGCTCGGGGCATTGGCTGACCGTCACCAAGGCGATCTTCGGCTTCATCTTGTTGGCCGTGGCCCTCTACATCGTGCAGCCGGTGTTGCCTGCGTGGGCCGCGATGGTGGCTTGGGGCGCGCTGCTGATCGGTGCGGCCGTGTTTCTGCGGACGTTCGACTCGCTGCCGGACGGCGCAGGCAACGTGCAGCGCCTGGGCAAGGTGGTGGGTGTCGTATTGGCGCTGGCGGGTGCGGCGCAACTGGTGGGCGTGGCTGCAGGTGGGCGCGATCCGCTGCAACCGCTGGCCGGGGTGCTGCGTGCATCGACCGGTGCTTCCACGCAAGCCGAGGCGCATGGCCTGACCTTCAAGCGCGTGAAGAGCACGGACGAACTCGACGCCGAGGTACGCAACGCCAGTGCGTCGGGCCGCGCGGTGATGCTCGATTTCTACGCCGACTGGTGCGTAAGCTGCAAAGAGATGGAGCGCCTCACCTTTACCGATGCTCGGGTGCGCAAGGCGCTTGCCGACGTGGTGCTCCTGCAGGCCGACGTGACGGCCAACAATGCCGATGACCAGGCATTGCTCAAGCGCTTTGGCTTGTTCGGCCCGCCTGGGACGATCTTTTTCGATGCGCAGGGTCGCGAACTGAAGGCGCGTGTGGTTGGCTTCGAGCGCGCCGACACGTTCCTGGAAAGCCTGCGCCGAGCCATCGGCACGGCGCAGGCAGCCAAGCCGACGGCTTGA
- the cutA gene encoding divalent-cation tolerance protein CutA has translation MSAGTEVLLVLTNLPDAASADRVTKVVLESRAAACVNRLPACASAYWWNGAIEQAVEIPLLIKTTRTAYPALETALREVHPYEVPEIIAVPLAAGLPAYLGWVANETRQHPD, from the coding sequence ATGTCTGCCGGAACCGAAGTGCTGCTGGTGCTGACCAACCTACCCGATGCCGCGAGCGCGGATCGCGTTACCAAGGTTGTGCTGGAATCTCGTGCGGCAGCTTGCGTCAACCGCTTGCCGGCTTGCGCGTCGGCCTATTGGTGGAATGGTGCGATCGAGCAGGCCGTCGAGATTCCGCTGCTGATCAAGACCACGCGGACCGCCTACCCTGCGTTGGAAACCGCGCTGCGCGAGGTCCATCCGTATGAGGTCCCTGAGATCATCGCTGTGCCGCTCGCTGCCGGCTTGCCGGCGTATCTTGGGTGGGTCGCCAACGAAACGCGCCAGCATCCCGATTGA
- the rplQ gene encoding 50S ribosomal protein L17: MRHRHGLRKLNRTSSHRLAMLRNMSNSLLQHELIKTTLPKAKELRKVVEPLITLAKKDTVANRRLAFARLRDRDMVTKLFNELGPRFATRPGGYTRILKFGFRQGDNAPMALVELLDRPEVAEAVEVDGAAE; the protein is encoded by the coding sequence ATGCGTCACCGTCATGGTTTGCGGAAACTGAACCGCACCTCGTCGCACCGTCTCGCGATGCTGCGCAACATGTCCAACTCGCTGCTGCAGCACGAGCTGATCAAGACCACCCTGCCGAAGGCCAAGGAGCTGCGCAAGGTTGTCGAGCCGCTGATCACGCTGGCCAAGAAGGACACCGTCGCCAACCGCCGTCTGGCATTCGCCCGTCTGCGCGACCGCGACATGGTTACCAAGCTGTTCAACGAACTGGGCCCGCGTTTCGCGACTCGTCCGGGCGGCTATACCCGTATCCTGAAGTTCGGTTTCCGCCAGGGCGACAATGCGCCGATGGCACTGGTCGAGCTGCTCGACCGTCCGGAAGTTGCCGAAGCTGTGGAAGTCGACGGCGCTGCTGAGTAA
- a CDS encoding DNA-directed RNA polymerase subunit alpha, with amino-acid sequence MQTALLKPKIIAVEPLGDHHAKVVMEPFERGYGHTLGNALRRVLLSSMVGYAPTEVTIAGVVHEYSTIDGVQEDVVNLLLNLKGVVFKLHNRDEVTVSLRKEGEGVVTAADIELPHDVEIINPGHVIANLSAGGKLDLQLKVEQGRGYVPGNVRKFGDESSKVIGRIVLDASFAPVRRVSYAVESARVEQRTDLDKLVMNIETNGVISPEEAIRQSARILVDQLSVFAALEGTESAAEAAAARAPQIDPILLRPVDDLELTVRSANCLKAENIYYIGDLIQRTENELLKTPNLGRKSLNEIKEVLASRGLTLGMKLENWPPAGLEK; translated from the coding sequence ATGCAAACAGCACTCCTGAAGCCCAAAATTATTGCGGTTGAGCCGCTTGGCGATCATCACGCGAAGGTCGTCATGGAACCGTTCGAGCGCGGCTACGGCCACACGCTCGGTAACGCGCTGCGCCGCGTGCTGCTGTCGTCAATGGTCGGCTATGCACCGACCGAAGTGACGATCGCTGGGGTCGTCCACGAGTACTCCACCATCGATGGCGTTCAGGAAGACGTCGTCAACCTGTTGCTGAACCTGAAGGGCGTGGTGTTCAAGCTGCACAACCGTGATGAAGTCACGGTGTCGCTGCGCAAGGAAGGCGAAGGCGTGGTGACTGCGGCCGATATCGAGCTGCCGCACGATGTCGAAATCATCAACCCGGGTCACGTCATTGCGAACCTGTCGGCTGGCGGCAAGCTCGATCTGCAGCTGAAGGTCGAGCAAGGCCGCGGCTATGTGCCGGGCAACGTGCGCAAGTTCGGCGATGAGTCGAGCAAGGTCATCGGCCGCATTGTGCTGGACGCATCGTTCGCGCCGGTGCGCCGTGTGTCTTATGCCGTTGAGTCCGCTCGCGTTGAGCAGCGTACCGACCTCGACAAGCTGGTGATGAACATCGAAACCAATGGCGTGATTTCGCCGGAAGAGGCGATCCGCCAGTCGGCTCGCATTCTGGTGGATCAGTTGTCGGTGTTTGCCGCGTTGGAAGGCACTGAAAGCGCCGCCGAGGCCGCCGCCGCCCGAGCACCGCAGATCGATCCGATCCTGCTGCGCCCGGTCGACGACCTGGAGCTGACGGTGCGTTCGGCCAACTGCCTGAAGGCGGAAAACATCTACTACATCGGCGATCTGATCCAGCGTACCGAGAACGAACTGCTCAAGACCCCGAACCTGGGTCGCAAGTCGCTCAACGAGATCAAGGAAGTCCTCGCTTCGCGCGGCCTGACGCTCGGCATGAAGCTCGAGAACTGGCCGCCCGCAGGTCTGGAGAAGTAA
- the rpsD gene encoding 30S ribosomal protein S4, giving the protein MARYTGPKAKLSRREGTDLFLKSARRSLADKCKLDSKPGQHGRTSGARTSDYGNQLREKQKVKRIYGVLERQFRRYFAEADRRKGNTGETLLQLLESRLDNVVYRMGFGSTRAEARQLVSHKAILVNGQALNVPSAQIKTGDVIAIREKSKKQVRIAESLTLAEQTGFPTWVAVDAKKMEGTFKQVPDRADIAGDINESLIVELYSR; this is encoded by the coding sequence GTGGCACGCTATACCGGTCCCAAGGCGAAACTGTCTCGCCGCGAAGGTACTGACCTTTTCCTGAAGAGCGCACGTCGCTCCCTCGCCGACAAGTGCAAGCTGGACAGCAAGCCTGGTCAGCACGGCCGCACCTCCGGTGCCCGCACCTCAGACTACGGCAACCAACTGCGTGAAAAGCAGAAGGTCAAGCGCATCTACGGCGTGCTTGAGCGTCAGTTCCGCCGCTACTTCGCTGAAGCCGATCGTCGCAAGGGCAACACGGGTGAGACCCTGTTGCAACTGCTGGAATCGCGCTTGGACAACGTCGTGTACCGCATGGGCTTCGGCTCGACCCGCGCAGAGGCGCGGCAGCTGGTGTCGCACAAGGCGATTCTGGTGAACGGTCAAGCACTGAACGTGCCGTCGGCCCAGATCAAGACGGGCGACGTGATTGCCATCCGTGAAAAGTCGAAGAAGCAAGTGCGTATTGCCGAATCGCTGACGCTGGCAGAGCAAACCGGCTTCCCGACGTGGGTTGCCGTGGATGCCAAGAAGATGGAAGGCACCTTCAAGCAAGTTCCGGATCGCGCAGATATCGCCGGCGACATCAACGAAAGCCTGATCGTCGAATTGTATTCGCGTTAA
- the rpsK gene encoding 30S ribosomal protein S11, whose product MAKAANTAAQRARKKVRKNVADGIAHVHASFNNTIITITDRQGNALSWATSGGQGFKGSRKSTPFAAQVAAESAGRVAQDQGIKNLEVRIKGPGPGRESAVRALNNLGIKIQLIEDVTPVPHNGCRPPKRRRI is encoded by the coding sequence ATGGCAAAAGCAGCGAATACCGCCGCCCAGCGCGCGCGCAAGAAGGTTCGCAAGAACGTCGCCGACGGCATCGCGCACGTTCACGCGTCGTTCAACAACACGATCATCACGATCACCGACCGCCAGGGCAACGCTCTGTCGTGGGCGACTTCGGGTGGCCAAGGCTTCAAGGGCTCGCGTAAGTCGACGCCGTTCGCCGCCCAGGTCGCAGCTGAAAGTGCTGGCCGCGTGGCGCAGGACCAAGGCATCAAGAACCTGGAAGTGCGCATCAAGGGCCCGGGCCCCGGTCGTGAATCGGCAGTGCGTGCACTGAACAACCTGGGTATCAAGATCCAGTTGATCGAAGACGTGACGCCGGTGCCGCATAACGGCTGCCGTCCGCCGAAGCGCCGTCGTATCTAA
- the rpsM gene encoding 30S ribosomal protein S13: protein MARIAGVNIPNHKHTVIGLTAIYGIGRSRAQKICEATGIPTDKKVKDLTDPDQDALRKEIEKFLVEGDLRRETTMNIKRLMDLGCYRGVRHRKGLPMRGQRTRTNARTRKGPRKAGVALKK, encoded by the coding sequence ATGGCACGTATCGCAGGGGTCAACATCCCCAACCACAAACATACCGTGATTGGCCTGACGGCGATCTACGGTATCGGCCGCTCGCGCGCTCAGAAGATTTGCGAGGCTACTGGCATCCCGACCGACAAGAAGGTGAAGGACCTAACGGATCCGGACCAGGACGCGCTGCGCAAGGAAATCGAGAAGTTCCTCGTTGAAGGCGATCTGCGCCGTGAAACGACGATGAACATCAAGCGCCTGATGGATCTGGGCTGCTACCGTGGCGTGCGCCATCGCAAGGGCCTGCCGATGCGTGGTCAGCGTACTCGCACCAATGCCCGTACCCGTAAGGGTCCGCGCAAGGCCGGCGTCGCGCTCAAGAAGTAA
- the rpmJ gene encoding 50S ribosomal protein L36, whose translation MKVLASVKRICRNCKIIKRKGVVRVICSSDPRHKQRQG comes from the coding sequence ATGAAAGTGCTGGCTTCTGTTAAGCGCATTTGCCGCAACTGCAAAATCATCAAGCGCAAGGGCGTGGTGCGTGTGATCTGCTCGTCGGACCCGCGTCATAAGCAGCGCCAAGGCTAA
- the infA gene encoding translation initiation factor IF-1: MAKDDVIQMQGEVLENLPNATFRVKLENGHVVLGHISGKMRMHYIRILPGDKVTVELTPYDLSRARIVFRAK; this comes from the coding sequence ATGGCTAAAGATGACGTGATCCAGATGCAGGGCGAGGTGCTGGAAAACCTCCCCAACGCAACGTTTCGCGTCAAGCTAGAGAACGGCCACGTAGTGTTAGGCCATATTTCCGGCAAGATGCGCATGCATTACATCCGCATCTTGCCCGGGGACAAGGTGACGGTCGAATTGACCCCGTATGATCTGTCCCGCGCGCGCATCGTATTCCGGGCGAAGTGA
- the secY gene encoding preprotein translocase subunit SecY: MAQAKNTAKYGDLRRRLVFLVLALLVYRIGAHIPVPGIDPDQLAQLFQRQSGGILGMFNLFSGGALSRFTVFALGIMPYISASIIMQLLTIVLPQLESLKKEGQAGQRKITQYTRYGTVVLATFQALGIAVALEAQPGLVLDPGLMFRATAVITLVTGTMFLMWLGEQITERGLGNGISIIIFGGIAAGLPNAIGGLFELVRTGSMGIFSAILVVAIIGAVTFLVVFIERGQRKILVNYAKRQVGNKIYGGQSSHLPLKLNMAGVIPPIFASSIILFPATIAGWFTAGNSTNPVARVVKDLAATLSPGQPVYILLYAAAIIFFCFFYTALVYNSREVADNLKKSGAFIPGIRPGEQTTRYIDKILVRLTLAGAIYITLVCLLPEFLVLRWNVPFYFGGTSLLIIVVVTMDFMAQVQSYVMSQQYESLMKKANFKGNLTLR; the protein is encoded by the coding sequence ATGGCCCAGGCCAAGAACACGGCCAAGTACGGCGATCTTCGCCGTCGGCTAGTGTTCCTGGTTCTGGCACTGCTGGTGTACCGGATCGGTGCGCACATTCCTGTGCCGGGTATCGATCCGGATCAACTGGCGCAGCTTTTCCAACGGCAGTCGGGTGGCATCCTCGGGATGTTCAACCTGTTCTCCGGCGGCGCGCTGTCGCGTTTCACGGTGTTTGCGCTGGGGATCATGCCGTACATCTCGGCGTCGATCATCATGCAACTGCTGACGATCGTGTTGCCGCAGCTGGAATCGTTGAAGAAGGAAGGCCAAGCCGGCCAGCGCAAGATTACGCAGTACACGCGCTACGGTACGGTCGTCCTGGCAACGTTCCAGGCGCTGGGGATTGCAGTGGCACTCGAAGCACAGCCGGGTCTGGTTTTGGATCCGGGTCTGATGTTCCGGGCCACCGCCGTGATTACGCTGGTGACGGGCACCATGTTCCTGATGTGGCTGGGTGAGCAGATCACCGAGCGCGGTCTGGGCAACGGGATCTCGATCATCATTTTCGGCGGGATTGCTGCGGGACTGCCCAACGCGATCGGCGGGTTGTTCGAGCTGGTGCGTACCGGATCGATGGGGATTTTCTCGGCGATCCTGGTGGTGGCGATTATCGGTGCGGTGACGTTCTTGGTTGTGTTCATTGAACGCGGTCAGCGCAAGATCCTCGTCAATTACGCAAAGCGGCAGGTTGGTAACAAGATTTATGGCGGGCAGTCGTCGCATTTGCCGCTGAAGTTGAACATGGCTGGGGTGATTCCGCCGATCTTTGCATCGTCGATCATTCTGTTCCCGGCCACGATCGCGGGCTGGTTTACAGCCGGTAACTCGACGAATCCGGTCGCACGGGTCGTCAAGGACCTGGCAGCGACGCTGTCGCCGGGTCAGCCGGTGTACATCCTGCTGTATGCAGCGGCGATCATCTTCTTCTGTTTCTTCTACACCGCGCTGGTCTATAACAGCCGGGAAGTGGCGGATAACCTGAAGAAAAGTGGGGCGTTCATTCCGGGCATCCGTCCCGGCGAGCAAACCACGCGGTATATCGACAAGATTCTGGTGCGGTTGACCCTGGCGGGTGCGATCTACATCACGCTGGTGTGTCTGTTGCCGGAGTTCTTGGTGCTGCGCTGGAATGTGCCGTTCTACTTCGGTGGGACATCCCTGTTGATCATCGTGGTTGTCACGATGGACTTCATGGCACAAGTGCAGTCCTACGTGATGTCTCAGCAGTACGAGTCTTTGATGAAGAAGGCGAATTTCAAGGGAAACCTGACGCTCCGCTAA
- the rplO gene encoding 50S ribosomal protein L15: MQLNNLKPAAGSKHAKRRVGRGIGSGLGKTAGRGHKGQKSRSGGFHKVGFEGGQMPLHRRLPKRGFTSLTKEFTAEVRLGDLAGLPIEEIDLLSLKQAGLVGEMVKSAKVILSGEIDKKVTLKGIGATAGAKAAIEAAGGSLA, from the coding sequence ATGCAACTGAATAACCTGAAGCCGGCAGCCGGCTCCAAGCACGCCAAGCGCCGCGTTGGTCGCGGTATTGGTTCGGGCCTGGGCAAGACGGCTGGTCGTGGTCACAAGGGTCAGAAGTCGCGTTCAGGTGGTTTCCATAAGGTCGGCTTCGAAGGCGGCCAGATGCCCCTGCATCGTCGTCTGCCCAAGCGTGGTTTCACCTCGCTGACCAAGGAATTCACCGCTGAAGTGCGTCTGGGCGACCTGGCGGGCCTGCCGATCGAAGAAATTGATCTGCTGTCCCTCAAGCAAGCCGGCCTCGTTGGCGAGATGGTCAAGAGCGCCAAGGTGATCCTGTCTGGCGAAATCGACAAGAAGGTCACTCTGAAGGGTATCGGCGCGACGGCTGGGGCGAAAGCTGCAATCGAAGCGGCTGGTGGCTCGCTGGCCTAA
- the rpmD gene encoding 50S ribosomal protein L30, whose amino-acid sequence MSQKTVKVQLVRSLIGTREDHRATVRGLGLRRMNSVSELQDTPAVRGMINKVSYLVKVIG is encoded by the coding sequence ATGTCGCAGAAAACCGTGAAAGTCCAACTCGTGCGCAGCCTGATCGGTACGCGCGAAGACCACCGCGCCACGGTGCGCGGCCTGGGCCTGCGCCGCATGAACTCGGTGTCCGAATTGCAGGACACGCCCGCAGTGCGCGGCATGATCAACAAGGTGTCCTACCTGGTCAAGGTCATCGGCTAA
- the rpsE gene encoding 30S ribosomal protein S5, giving the protein MAKIQPKVQGDERDDGLREKMIAVNRVTKVVKGGRILGFAALTVVGDGDGRIGMGKGKAKEVPVAVQKAMDEARRKMVKVPLKNGTLQHEVVGKHGAAKVQMMPAKDGTGVIAGGPMRAIFEVMGVTNIVTKSHGSTNPYNMVRATLDGLRKMSTPAEVAAKRGKSVEEILG; this is encoded by the coding sequence ATGGCAAAAATTCAACCTAAGGTCCAAGGGGACGAACGCGACGACGGTCTTCGCGAGAAGATGATCGCGGTCAACCGTGTGACCAAGGTGGTCAAGGGCGGCCGGATTCTCGGTTTCGCTGCTCTGACTGTGGTCGGCGACGGCGACGGCCGTATCGGCATGGGCAAGGGTAAGGCTAAGGAAGTCCCGGTGGCCGTGCAGAAGGCAATGGACGAAGCCCGTCGCAAGATGGTCAAGGTCCCGCTGAAGAACGGTACGCTGCAGCACGAAGTGGTTGGCAAGCATGGCGCCGCGAAGGTGCAGATGATGCCCGCGAAGGACGGTACCGGCGTGATCGCCGGCGGCCCGATGCGCGCTATCTTCGAAGTGATGGGCGTGACGAACATCGTGACCAAGTCGCACGGTTCGACCAATCCTTACAACATGGTGCGCGCAACGCTGGATGGCCTGCGCAAGATGAGCACCCCGGCCGAAGTTGCCGCCAAGCGTGGCAAGTCGGTCGAAGAGATCCTCGGCTAA
- the rplR gene encoding 50S ribosomal protein L18: MNKNDSRLRRARQTRLKIAELNVARLAVHRTNLHIYAQVFSEDGTKVLASASTAEAEVRKELNGNGGNTAAATLVGKRIAEKAKAAGIEAVAFDRSGFRYHGRVKALADAAREAGLKF; this comes from the coding sequence ATGAACAAAAATGACTCGCGTCTGCGCCGTGCACGTCAGACCCGCCTGAAAATTGCGGAACTGAACGTCGCCCGTCTGGCTGTGCACCGTACGAACCTGCACATTTATGCGCAGGTCTTCTCGGAAGATGGCACCAAAGTCCTGGCTTCGGCCTCGACGGCGGAAGCCGAAGTCCGCAAGGAACTGAACGGCAACGGTGGCAACACCGCTGCTGCCACCCTGGTGGGTAAGCGTATCGCTGAGAAGGCGAAGGCTGCCGGCATCGAAGCCGTGGCGTTCGATCGCTCGGGTTTCCGTTATCACGGTCGCGTAAAGGCTCTGGCCGACGCGGCACGCGAAGCTGGCCTGAAGTTCTAA